A stretch of Nonomuraea africana DNA encodes these proteins:
- a CDS encoding sensor histidine kinase has product MPTRLDEWEGRLDRLMGAVPYVLLVVSTALFLLTDTHSGDYRLVTLGLAVLTAGWIQLMTGRPAAGWNQLKTSRPALYVAGLVILIAALSARGVWFASFFAFTGYLHSWQFLRGKWRFVGVTATAAISIVAYNGGLPEPTPTAILTYLFFVAAIVALVGLFSFVGELTTERSAERKRMVAQLEEAMRENAGLHTQLLVQAREAGVLDERRRMAGEIHDTLAQGLTGIITQLQAATHAKEAGDRQRHIDNATRLARESLAEARRSVHAIAPGPLEAAPLADALAEVAAEWVRLNGVRADVTTTGTVRPMHPEVEATLLRIAQEALANVAKHAGATRVGLTLSYMEDLVTLDVRDDGAGFDPERARDGGGFGLTSMRKRVTRLAGTLEIESEHGVGTAISAALPAVPREVPGV; this is encoded by the coding sequence ATGCCGACGCGCCTCGACGAATGGGAAGGTCGGCTCGACCGGCTCATGGGCGCCGTGCCGTACGTGCTCCTGGTCGTCTCCACGGCGCTGTTCCTGCTCACCGACACCCACTCGGGTGACTACCGCCTCGTCACGCTCGGCCTCGCCGTACTGACCGCCGGATGGATCCAGCTGATGACCGGGCGGCCCGCGGCTGGGTGGAACCAGCTGAAGACGAGCCGGCCCGCGCTCTACGTCGCCGGCTTGGTGATCCTGATCGCGGCGCTCAGCGCACGCGGGGTGTGGTTCGCCAGCTTCTTCGCCTTCACCGGATACCTCCACTCGTGGCAGTTCCTGCGCGGGAAGTGGAGGTTCGTCGGGGTGACCGCAACGGCGGCGATCAGCATCGTCGCCTACAACGGCGGGCTCCCCGAGCCCACCCCCACGGCGATCCTCACCTACCTGTTCTTCGTCGCCGCCATCGTGGCCCTGGTCGGACTGTTCAGCTTCGTCGGCGAGCTCACCACCGAGCGCAGCGCCGAGCGGAAGCGCATGGTCGCCCAGCTCGAGGAGGCCATGCGCGAGAACGCCGGCCTGCACACCCAGCTGCTGGTCCAGGCGCGGGAAGCCGGCGTGCTCGACGAACGCCGGCGCATGGCGGGCGAGATCCACGACACCCTCGCGCAAGGGCTGACCGGCATCATCACCCAGCTCCAGGCGGCCACCCACGCCAAGGAGGCCGGCGACCGGCAGCGCCACATCGACAACGCCACCCGCCTGGCGCGCGAGAGCCTCGCCGAGGCGCGCAGGTCCGTGCACGCCATCGCGCCAGGCCCGCTGGAGGCGGCCCCGCTGGCCGACGCGCTGGCGGAGGTCGCCGCCGAGTGGGTGCGACTCAACGGGGTGCGCGCCGACGTCACCACGACCGGGACGGTCCGGCCCATGCATCCCGAGGTCGAGGCGACCCTGCTCCGCATCGCCCAAGAGGCCCTCGCCAACGTGGCCAAGCATGCCGGGGCCACGCGGGTCGGTCTGACCCTGTCGTACATGGAGGACCTGGTCACCCTGGACGTACGCGACGACGGCGCAGGCTTCGACCCCGAGCGGGCCAGGGACGGCGGAGGCTTCGGCCTGACGTCGATGCGCAAACGGGTGACCCGTCTGGCGGGCACACTGGAGATCGAGTCCGAGCACGGCGTCGGCACCGCGATCTCCGCGGCCCTTCCCGCCGTCCCCAGGGAGGTTCCCGGTGTCTGA
- a CDS encoding response regulator: protein MSETPVRLLIADDHPIVRDGIRGMFTGDPRFEVLGEAGDGAQAVELARALRPDVILMDLRMPRMDGVAAIKELGRLGIEARVLVLTTYDTDSDVLPAIEAGATGYLLKDALREELIRAVQAAAMGEAVLSPSVATRLLSQVRTPVDPLSAREREILELIAQGTTNREAAARLFISEATVKTHVLHIYTKLGVNDRAAAVAVAYQRGLLS from the coding sequence GTGTCTGAGACCCCCGTCCGGCTGCTGATCGCCGATGACCACCCCATCGTCCGCGACGGCATCCGCGGCATGTTCACCGGCGACCCGCGCTTCGAGGTGCTCGGCGAGGCGGGTGACGGCGCGCAGGCTGTCGAGCTGGCGCGGGCGCTGCGACCTGACGTGATCCTCATGGATCTCCGGATGCCCAGGATGGACGGCGTCGCGGCCATCAAGGAGCTCGGCAGGCTGGGCATCGAGGCCCGCGTCCTGGTGCTCACCACCTACGACACCGACAGCGACGTCCTGCCCGCCATCGAGGCGGGCGCCACCGGCTACCTCCTCAAGGACGCCCTGCGCGAGGAGCTCATCCGCGCCGTCCAGGCGGCGGCCATGGGCGAGGCGGTCCTGTCACCATCGGTCGCCACTCGGCTGCTCAGCCAGGTACGCACACCGGTGGACCCGTTGAGCGCGCGGGAACGCGAGATCCTGGAATTGATCGCCCAGGGCACCACCAACCGCGAAGCGGCGGCCCGCCTTTTCATCAGCGAGGCGACGGTGAAGACGCACGTGCTGCACATCTACACGAAACTCGGCGTCAACGACAGGGCGGCGGCGGTCGCCGTGGCCTACCAACGCGGCCTCCTCAGCTGA
- a CDS encoding SDR family oxidoreductase encodes MTGAARGVGRGVALVLGETGATVYVTDRESRDHRHSQLPGTVEDTAEQVTERGGHGIPVRVDHADDKAVESLFDRVRDEQGGLDLLVANACDGNALPFAGGPFWTLPLEHWHNMIDIGVRSHLVSAWYAAPLLIERRGLAVLTGYADPDAEVIAGHLFYDLAMTSVSRLARSLAHDLRPHGVTALAVSPGFTRTEAITAALGEDVPGADSIEFPGRAVRVLLEDPEVGRHAGRTLRVADLAREYGFSDV; translated from the coding sequence GTGACCGGAGCCGCCCGAGGCGTCGGGCGCGGCGTCGCCCTCGTGCTCGGCGAGACCGGGGCGACCGTCTACGTCACCGACCGCGAGAGCCGTGACCACCGCCACTCGCAGCTGCCCGGCACCGTCGAGGACACCGCCGAGCAGGTGACCGAGCGAGGCGGGCACGGCATCCCCGTGCGGGTCGACCACGCCGACGACAAGGCCGTCGAGTCGCTGTTCGACCGGGTCCGCGACGAGCAGGGCGGTCTGGATCTGCTGGTGGCCAACGCCTGCGACGGCAACGCCCTGCCCTTCGCCGGTGGCCCGTTCTGGACGCTCCCGCTCGAGCACTGGCACAACATGATCGACATCGGGGTTCGCAGCCACCTGGTGTCGGCCTGGTATGCGGCGCCGCTGCTGATCGAGCGGCGCGGGCTGGCCGTTCTGACCGGGTACGCCGATCCTGACGCCGAGGTGATCGCCGGCCACCTCTTCTACGACCTGGCGATGACGAGCGTCAGCCGCCTCGCCCGCTCGCTCGCCCATGACCTGCGTCCGCACGGGGTCACCGCGCTCGCGGTGTCTCCCGGGTTCACGCGCACCGAGGCGATCACGGCGGCGCTCGGCGAGGACGTGCCGGGCGCCGACTCGATCGAGTTCCCGGGGCGCGCCGTCCGTGTCCTGCTGGAGGACCCCGAGGTGGGACGGCACGCGGGCCGAACACTGCGCGTCGCCGACCTGGCCAGGGAGTACGGCTTCAGCGACGTCTGA